One Paenibacillus sp. FSL W8-0186 genomic window carries:
- a CDS encoding response regulator, with amino-acid sequence MYKLILADDEADVREGLAEQIDWAGLGFMVMDTAENGKEAAELIEKHVPDVVVTDIQMPFMSGLQLSDWIRTHYPSTKIIILTGFEEFEYAQQAIRLQIDEYLLKPFSSGELAEVLRKVKRNIDEELAERENVQSLTAHYRQSLPILQSLFLSSLVSRRLPDAEIREKSRNYELDLDGDGYMVSVISVDSLILPEEEEGGSGGSSAARPPSLRDMKDNQLQLFAVLNIADEIMERERYGRAFIHHDVVVLLTICPDNDKEHISARTLEILEEIRFSVERYLKLSVTAGGGSVVRNLSDLTISYEDAQQALDYRLILGHNKVIWIHDVESRQSIPFIYDDTREKELIRCLKVGSDLELQDLLDELFSVMVDSKVSYEDFQVHLLEMLTTVIRVAKESGINLDQLFGNEGALLGHFAKINHASEAKTWFNGICAKLRSSIASDRQSSYSQLVAEAKAYIEGNFHDSDMSINKVCRHLHISTGYFSNIFKREMKMTFVNYLLGVRMEAAQYLLRSTELKAFEIAERVGFSDPNYFSFCFRKKFGISPKEYRNGMGRT; translated from the coding sequence ATGTATAAGTTAATATTGGCGGACGATGAAGCGGATGTGCGGGAAGGGCTGGCCGAGCAGATCGATTGGGCGGGCCTGGGCTTCATGGTCATGGATACGGCGGAGAACGGGAAGGAAGCGGCTGAGCTCATCGAGAAACACGTCCCTGATGTCGTTGTCACCGACATTCAAATGCCGTTCATGAGCGGCCTGCAGCTGTCCGACTGGATCAGAACCCACTATCCTTCGACTAAAATCATCATCCTGACCGGTTTTGAGGAGTTTGAGTATGCTCAGCAGGCGATCCGCCTGCAAATCGACGAATACCTCCTAAAGCCGTTTTCCTCCGGAGAATTGGCCGAGGTGCTGCGAAAAGTAAAGCGCAATATCGATGAGGAGCTGGCAGAGCGGGAGAACGTCCAATCCTTGACCGCGCATTACCGCCAAAGCTTGCCGATTTTGCAAAGTTTATTTCTCTCCTCGCTTGTATCCCGCCGCCTGCCGGATGCGGAAATCCGCGAAAAGAGCCGCAATTACGAGCTGGATCTGGACGGGGACGGCTATATGGTTTCGGTGATCAGCGTCGATTCACTCATATTGCCGGAGGAAGAGGAAGGAGGCAGCGGAGGTTCATCGGCCGCTAGACCCCCTTCCTTGCGGGACATGAAGGACAATCAGCTGCAGCTGTTCGCTGTGCTGAATATCGCCGATGAAATCATGGAGCGGGAACGATACGGGCGGGCCTTCATTCATCATGATGTCGTTGTACTGTTAACTATATGTCCGGATAACGATAAGGAGCATATTTCCGCACGCACGCTTGAAATACTCGAAGAAATCCGCTTCAGCGTCGAACGCTATCTCAAGCTGAGCGTTACGGCAGGGGGCGGCTCTGTTGTACGGAATTTGAGTGATCTGACGATATCCTACGAGGATGCCCAGCAGGCGCTGGATTACCGCCTTATCCTCGGGCATAACAAGGTGATCTGGATTCATGACGTCGAGTCGCGCCAGAGCATTCCGTTCATTTACGACGACACCCGCGAGAAGGAGCTGATCCGCTGCCTGAAGGTCGGAAGCGATTTGGAATTGCAGGATTTACTGGATGAGCTGTTTTCGGTCATGGTGGACAGCAAGGTGTCCTATGAGGATTTTCAGGTTCATCTGCTGGAAATGCTGACGACGGTCATTCGGGTCGCTAAAGAGTCCGGGATCAATTTGGATCAGCTGTTCGGAAATGAAGGGGCATTGCTGGGGCATTTCGCGAAAATCAACCATGCGAGCGAAGCGAAGACATGGTTTAACGGCATTTGCGCCAAACTGAGGAGTTCGATCGCTTCGGATCGGCAGTCCAGCTACAGCCAGCTGGTGGCCGAGGCGAAGGCATACATAGAGGGCAACTTCCATGATAGCGATATGTCTATTAACAAAGTGTGCCGCCATTTGCATATCAGCACAGGTTATTTCAGCAATATATTTAAACGGGAAATGAAAATGACCTTCGTGAACTATTTGCTGGGCGTCCGTATGGAGGCTGCGCAATATTTACTGCGAAGCACAGAATTGAAAGCGTTTGAAATCGCCGAGCGGGTAGGCTTCTCCGATCCGAACTATTTCAGCTTTTGCTTCCGTAAAAAATTCGGGATTTCACCGAAGGAATACCGTAACGGGATGGGACGGACATGA
- a CDS encoding GNAT family N-acetyltransferase, which translates to MSSMVLAPALVIRRSCSGDVDQMLPLMRQLKYPTTPSVLKERLSMLEEHPLLCSFVAELDGKLVGTTFLKQHQTHDMSNPVTQITAMVVDEQHRGTGIGRQLVEAAEAWAKEQGSLQLVLSAGGERHMLAKTFYEHVGFICRGYRLSKSLDT; encoded by the coding sequence ATGAGTAGTATGGTGTTGGCACCGGCTTTAGTCATTCGCAGAAGTTGTTCCGGGGACGTGGATCAGATGCTGCCCTTAATGCGCCAGCTGAAATATCCGACGACGCCAAGCGTGCTTAAGGAGCGCCTTAGCATGTTGGAGGAGCATCCGCTCTTATGCAGTTTCGTCGCCGAGTTGGATGGCAAGCTTGTGGGTACAACCTTTTTGAAACAGCATCAGACGCATGACATGAGCAATCCAGTAACGCAGATTACGGCAATGGTCGTGGATGAGCAGCACCGGGGCACCGGAATCGGCCGTCAGCTCGTGGAGGCGGCTGAAGCTTGGGCTAAGGAGCAGGGAAGCCTGCAGCTGGTATTGTCTGCGGGCGGAGAGCGCCATATGCTGGCGAAGACCTTTTATGAGCATGTGGGCTTTATTTGCCGAGGCTACCGTCTAAGCAAATCTTTAGATACCTAA
- the purT gene encoding formate-dependent phosphoribosylglycinamide formyltransferase, giving the protein MWGAPQSEHAKSIMLLGSGELGKEVVIEAQRLGVRCIAVDRYEHAPAMGVAHESHVMDMLDGAALRSLITSVSPDLIVPEIEAIATDVLVELEREGYKVIPTAAAARLTMDREGIRRLAAEELGLPTADYRFASSLEELEAAAAEVGYPCVVKPLMSSSGKGQSVCREPGDVPHCWQTALDGARAKQTRVIVEAFIPFTSEITLLTVRTSSGTVFCPPIGHVQEDGDYVESWQPHAMSAALLAEAQEIARKVTDALGGYGVFGVELFLTDDRAIFSEVSPRPHDTGMVTMVTQDLSEFALHVRAILGFPIPSVELLTPGASATLKSDLEGEAFAITGMEEALSVPRTQVRVFGKPLSKQGRRMAVALSGAENVETARSRAKQAASSLKVVKVNE; this is encoded by the coding sequence ATGTGGGGTGCTCCTCAATCAGAGCATGCCAAGAGCATTATGCTGCTTGGCAGTGGGGAATTGGGCAAAGAAGTAGTCATCGAAGCTCAGCGGCTCGGCGTCAGATGCATCGCTGTCGACCGTTACGAGCACGCGCCCGCAATGGGAGTCGCACATGAGTCCCATGTCATGGATATGCTGGACGGCGCGGCGCTGCGGTCTTTGATTACCAGCGTCTCGCCGGATCTTATTGTTCCAGAAATCGAAGCCATTGCGACGGATGTTCTTGTCGAGCTGGAGCGCGAAGGCTATAAGGTCATTCCGACCGCTGCAGCGGCAAGGCTGACGATGGACCGGGAAGGCATTCGGCGGCTTGCTGCGGAAGAGCTGGGTCTGCCGACGGCGGATTACCGGTTCGCCAGCAGTCTGGAGGAACTGGAAGCGGCCGCTGCCGAGGTTGGCTATCCATGTGTTGTTAAGCCGCTAATGAGCTCATCCGGCAAAGGCCAGAGCGTATGCCGGGAGCCTGGCGACGTGCCGCATTGCTGGCAGACTGCGCTGGATGGCGCCCGCGCGAAGCAAACGCGGGTTATTGTTGAAGCTTTTATCCCTTTTACTAGCGAGATTACATTGTTGACGGTTCGGACTTCCTCCGGAACGGTGTTCTGCCCTCCAATCGGGCACGTTCAGGAGGATGGGGATTACGTCGAATCGTGGCAGCCTCATGCTATGAGCGCAGCGCTGCTGGCCGAAGCGCAGGAGATCGCCCGTAAAGTTACGGATGCTCTGGGCGGCTATGGCGTGTTCGGTGTCGAATTGTTCCTGACGGACGACCGGGCGATATTTAGCGAAGTATCTCCGAGGCCGCATGATACCGGGATGGTGACGATGGTTACCCAGGATTTATCAGAGTTTGCCCTGCATGTGCGGGCCATTCTGGGCTTTCCGATTCCTTCCGTCGAATTGCTGACGCCCGGAGCTTCCGCGACGCTCAAGAGCGATCTGGAAGGAGAAGCCTTCGCGATCACCGGCATGGAGGAAGCGCTGAGCGTGCCAAGGACGCAAGTCCGCGTATTTGGCAAGCCGCTTAGCAAGCAGGGAAGACGGATGGCCGTTGCTCTCAGTGGAGCAGAAAATGTTGAAACAGCTCGCAGCCGCGCTAAACAAGCGGCTAGCTCATTAAAGGTGGTAAAGGTCAATGAGTAG
- a CDS encoding ABC transporter ATP-binding protein → MEDRFVYQDDELIDKAFDWKQFRRLFAYMKPYARQMLPLVLLMTVLGTITKLTVPYLTSIAIDKAIAPEAGSPSLKLLYILTGIIVALYIVQWISSKLRIKYTNIIGQRVIYDLRSDLFKHIQKLSFNFFDKRPAGSVLVRVTNDVNSLQDLFTNGVVNLMIDCVQLAGIVVILLLINWQLGLAVMITVPIMFFVSTKLRQKIRIAWQEVRMRNSRINSHLNESIQGIRVTQAYTQEQENMRYFDMMNMDSKKSWDKASAMNQMFGPIIEITGGLGTFILFMLGAYMIQSGQLTIGLLVAFSNYVGNFWDPINRLGMMYNQLLVAMASSERIFEFIDEEPSIADKPGAKPLPPIEGNIEFKNVIFEYEKGRQALKGISLNVCSGQSIALVGHTGSGKSTIINLLSRFYDTTEGSVCIDGHDIRDVTVQSLRSQIGIVLQDTFIFSGSIRDNIRFGRLDATDEEVEAAAKAVDAHDFIMKLPGGYDTEVEERGNALSMGQRQLLSFARALLANPRILILDEATASIDTETELKIQDALKVLLKGRTSFIVAHRLSTIRNADNIVVLDHGEIKEQGSHQQLMEQKGIYSGLVEAQFRFL, encoded by the coding sequence ATCGAGGATCGCTTCGTCTATCAGGACGACGAACTGATCGACAAAGCATTTGACTGGAAGCAGTTCAGGCGCTTGTTCGCTTACATGAAGCCTTATGCGAGGCAGATGCTGCCGCTCGTGCTGCTGATGACGGTGCTGGGAACGATCACCAAGCTCACCGTACCGTATTTGACGAGTATTGCGATCGATAAAGCGATCGCCCCGGAAGCCGGGAGCCCAAGTCTAAAACTGCTCTATATTCTGACCGGAATCATCGTTGCGTTATATATCGTGCAGTGGATATCCAGCAAGCTGCGTATTAAATATACGAATATTATCGGGCAGAGAGTCATTTACGATTTGCGCTCGGATCTGTTCAAGCATATTCAGAAGCTATCGTTCAATTTCTTTGACAAGCGGCCGGCGGGCTCCGTACTCGTTCGGGTTACGAACGATGTGAACTCGCTGCAGGATCTGTTTACGAACGGCGTGGTCAACCTGATGATTGACTGCGTGCAGCTGGCGGGGATCGTCGTCATTCTGCTGCTGATCAACTGGCAGCTCGGGCTGGCGGTCATGATCACCGTACCGATCATGTTCTTCGTATCGACGAAGCTAAGGCAGAAAATCCGGATTGCCTGGCAGGAGGTGCGGATGCGAAATTCCCGGATCAATTCCCATCTGAACGAATCGATTCAGGGTATTCGTGTTACTCAGGCGTACACGCAGGAGCAAGAGAACATGCGCTACTTCGATATGATGAACATGGACAGCAAGAAGTCATGGGATAAGGCGTCGGCGATGAACCAGATGTTCGGCCCTATAATTGAAATCACCGGCGGACTGGGAACGTTCATCTTGTTTATGCTCGGGGCGTACATGATCCAGTCAGGACAGCTGACCATCGGGCTGCTGGTGGCGTTCAGCAACTATGTAGGGAACTTCTGGGATCCGATCAACCGGCTTGGCATGATGTATAATCAGCTGCTCGTCGCCATGGCATCCTCCGAACGCATCTTCGAATTTATCGATGAGGAGCCGAGTATTGCGGATAAGCCGGGAGCGAAGCCGCTTCCGCCGATCGAAGGGAATATTGAGTTCAAGAACGTCATATTTGAATATGAGAAGGGCCGTCAAGCACTGAAAGGAATTTCCTTAAATGTGTGTTCGGGCCAATCGATAGCTCTTGTCGGACATACTGGCTCAGGAAAAAGTACGATTATCAACCTGCTCAGCCGGTTCTACGATACGACAGAAGGTTCGGTGTGCATCGATGGCCACGATATTAGGGACGTTACTGTTCAAAGCCTCAGAAGCCAAATCGGAATCGTGCTTCAGGATACATTTATTTTCTCCGGCAGCATTCGCGATAATATTCGCTTCGGACGCCTCGATGCGACCGATGAAGAAGTCGAAGCGGCGGCAAAAGCGGTGGATGCGCATGATTTCATCATGAAGCTTCCGGGGGGCTATGATACCGAGGTGGAGGAACGCGGAAATGCCTTGTCAATGGGGCAGCGCCAGCTGCTGTCGTTCGCACGGGCGCTGTTGGCCAACCCCCGTATTCTGATTCTCGATGAAGCGACGGCAAGCATCGATACGGAGACCGAGCTGAAAATCCAGGATGCGCTAAAGGTGCTGCTGAAAGGGAGAACCTCCTTTATCGTTGCTCACCGGTTGTCGACGATCCGCAATGCCGATAATATCGTCGTCTTGGATCACGGGGAGATCAAGGAGCAGGGTTCTCATCAGCAATTAATGGAACAAAAGGGAATTTACAGCGGACTTGTCGAAGCCCAGTTTCGTTTTTTGTAG
- a CDS encoding ABC transporter ATP-binding protein translates to MEVLRQLRGYYRERRTYLIMSILCLAAATGFGLIYPMLLRKLIDDVIRPAQYDGVLWIALTALGVVIIKAFLQFLHGFFGGRLGNYLAYRLRNACYEKLQFLSFRYYDRAKTGDLMSRLTGDLEAIRNFVGFGFAQLLNLVLMVIFGAAMMMSIHWQLTLITMITIPFLAAVALKFESKIHPAFQEMRLALSSLTTAVQENVTGVRTVKSFAREPYEMEKFSHRNERYKDNQIFASMLWSRFFPVMELLASISVAVLLAVGGTLVIKEQLTLGDLVAFFSLIWFIIGPMWGLGFHINNYTQSKASGERVLEILNQNVDVKDEAGAVDLDLENVKGKVEFDHVTFAYGNKMPAVTDIHFTAEPGSVIGFLGGTGSGKSTIIQLLMRAYNVNEGSIRLDGRDIRDIRIKSLRSGIATVFQETFLFSSTIRNNIAYGMTQVSMEEIIHAAKLAKAHDFIMELPDGYDTVVGERGMGLSGGQKQRIAIARALLKNPRILILDDATSAVDMETEHEIQSGFQEVMQGRTTFIIAHRISSLRHADEILVLDEGRIVQRGTHEELIAIPGPYQDVYHIQYADHLSRANQGHEGKVM, encoded by the coding sequence ATGGAAGTACTAAGGCAATTAAGAGGGTATTACCGGGAACGACGAACATATTTAATAATGTCGATTCTATGCCTGGCGGCAGCAACCGGCTTTGGGCTCATATATCCTATGCTGCTCAGAAAGCTGATTGACGACGTAATTCGTCCGGCACAATATGACGGGGTGCTGTGGATTGCCCTGACAGCGCTCGGCGTCGTGATCATCAAGGCCTTTTTGCAGTTTTTACATGGATTTTTCGGCGGAAGACTCGGCAACTATCTCGCTTACCGGCTGCGGAATGCCTGTTACGAGAAGCTGCAATTCCTGTCGTTCCGCTATTATGATAGAGCAAAAACCGGTGACCTGATGTCCCGGCTGACGGGGGATTTGGAGGCCATTCGCAACTTCGTCGGCTTTGGGTTTGCACAGCTGCTCAATCTGGTGCTCATGGTCATTTTCGGTGCGGCCATGATGATGTCGATTCATTGGCAGCTGACGCTGATCACGATGATAACCATTCCTTTTCTGGCTGCGGTAGCTCTAAAATTCGAATCGAAAATCCACCCTGCCTTTCAGGAAATGCGCCTCGCCCTGAGCTCGCTGACGACGGCGGTTCAGGAGAACGTAACCGGGGTGCGTACGGTTAAGTCCTTTGCGCGCGAACCTTACGAGATGGAGAAATTCTCGCACCGGAATGAGCGTTACAAGGATAATCAGATTTTTGCCTCGATGCTGTGGAGCAGATTTTTTCCTGTCATGGAGCTGCTGGCCTCGATCAGCGTAGCTGTCCTGCTGGCCGTAGGGGGAACGCTCGTCATTAAGGAACAGCTGACGCTCGGAGACTTAGTTGCCTTCTTCAGCTTGATCTGGTTCATCATTGGACCAATGTGGGGGCTTGGCTTCCATATTAACAACTATACCCAGTCCAAGGCTTCAGGAGAGCGGGTGCTGGAAATATTGAACCAGAACGTGGATGTGAAGGATGAAGCTGGCGCAGTAGACTTGGATCTGGAGAACGTGAAGGGCAAAGTGGAATTCGACCACGTTACATTTGCTTACGGCAACAAGATGCCTGCGGTTACGGATATCCATTTTACGGCGGAACCGGGCTCGGTCATCGGGTTCCTCGGCGGAACCGGCTCGGGGAAATCGACGATCATTCAGCTCCTGATGCGCGCCTACAATGTGAACGAGGGAAGCATCCGCCTGGACGGAAGAGACATCAGGGACATACGCATTAAGAGCCTGCGGAGCGGGATCGCAACCGTCTTTCAGGAGACGTTCCTGTTCTCTTCCACGATTCGCAACAATATCGCTTACGGGATGACGCAGGTTTCGATGGAGGAGATCATTCATGCCGCCAAGCTGGCCAAAGCCCATGATTTCATCATGGAGCTGCCGGATGGCTATGATACTGTAGTCGGCGAGCGGGGCATGGGGCTGTCCGGCGGACAGAAGCAGCGGATTGCCATCGCGCGGGCGCTGCTCAAAAATCCGCGCATTCTGATTCTCGACGACGCGACGAGCGCCGTGGATATGGAGACCGAGCATGAAATCCAGTCAGGCTTCCAGGAAGTGATGCAGGGCCGGACTACCTTCATTATCGCCCACCGTATTTCGTCGCTTCGCCATGCGGATGAAATCCTCGTTCTCGATGAAGGGCGGATCGTTCAGCGCGGCACCCATGAGGAGCTAATCGCAATTCCTGGGCCGTATCAGGACGTGTACCATATCCAATATGCGGACCACTTGTCCAGGGCTAACCAGGGCCATGAAGGGAAGGTGATGTAG
- a CDS encoding dynamin family protein, with the protein METLTIGRDQRLHDRLDQFLKLYESGKDLRACREIQDLTRKLEADELTLSFCGHFSAGKSSLINRLCGKQVLPSGPIPTTANVAAIRNGEPRAVLTRAEAEYGDISETEEARSEQIELHLDQLDDYCRDGNTYSMISLWDDVPILGRHGVLLDTPGVDSNDAGHAMATNSALHLADVVFYVMDYNHVLSESNLSFAKRLADWGKPLYLVVNQIDKHRETELSFGKYRSSVEDAFELWGIVPAGVFYISLKELSHPLNMLSELEKTIASLFEIRESLLEFSIGCSLFHGAEQYLKRLNDADEEEQERLLEEVGGEEALLSLQAELSVLEREFTEQDGLIDRLRNDLTKELDGLLANAHLMTPDLREAAALYLESRKSGFKMGLLFHAGKTEREKERRRDLFLGKLREQVQAQVDWHVRDLLRRLGQNHGLWSAEWESRLEAELPQAEEEWIAGSAREGALLSGEYTLRYAADVAAGIAGRYRRAALAIADGLLAELAPRLNEARHSLAAQREALLARSGAAGRLQALRAAAKERAARIHALLGERPSLPPGILPEVRDAAPGAPAAPQRPQAPAAAVMAPPAAAVPASASDSAGAAAAAAISGRQRLGEAAAVLSAAAEALAPYPAFGSGVRELRARADVLRGGRFTVALFGAFSAGKSSFANALLGAQVLPVSPHPTTAAINRILAPEGDMKHGQAAITFKSLEAMREDLAYSFEALQLGAWKEGSWRAEVNKLKAPDVPPSGRAHFSFLKAAAIGWEHNAARLGSREVTGLEQFAEYVAEESRACFVAGIDLYYSCPLTEQGIVIVDTPGADSIHARHTGVTFEYMKNSDALLYVTYYNHAFSRADRQFLGHLGRVKGSFALDKMFFIVNAADLASTPGELASVVEHVEGGLRAAGIEAPQIYPVSSIAALDAKRSADAAKLESSGFARFEAPFLRFISEDLAGLAVDAARHELQQFIARAEQWSETLAKSEEEREQLKVQLSLDRKRFLEELQMLANSDKEAEIAQETGELLFHVRRRLQFLAGDLFHEYFHPSLLQDDGGDMKRKFAASVKGWLAQLSIELEREVQATSLRLEKKCESLLAKEAEAWLVRLQQEIPALPALSIYATSAWLTPSVSEGSLEQGIKAASYWSYFKNPKNFFEGGGKQRLRDALEEPLSDSIKEAVQRFGRDLIEFYTQETSARFAAIAASLEAQWEEWESSVSGMPSATDSDESWKAVPQRLHALHQALL; encoded by the coding sequence ATGGAAACGTTGACAATTGGTCGGGATCAGCGGCTTCATGACCGACTTGACCAGTTCTTGAAGTTATATGAGTCAGGTAAAGACCTAAGGGCTTGCCGGGAAATTCAAGATTTAACAAGGAAGCTGGAAGCTGATGAATTAACGTTATCGTTCTGCGGACATTTCTCCGCAGGCAAGTCCAGTCTGATTAACAGGCTGTGCGGCAAGCAGGTGCTGCCGTCGGGGCCGATACCGACAACCGCCAATGTAGCCGCCATTCGCAATGGAGAGCCTCGGGCAGTCCTTACGCGGGCGGAGGCGGAATACGGAGATATAAGCGAAACGGAGGAAGCGCGTTCGGAGCAGATTGAGCTTCATCTGGATCAACTGGATGACTATTGCCGGGACGGAAATACATATTCGATGATCTCCCTCTGGGATGATGTTCCTATATTGGGGCGGCATGGCGTGCTGCTGGATACGCCTGGCGTCGATTCGAATGACGCTGGACACGCGATGGCTACCAACTCGGCGCTGCATCTAGCTGATGTCGTGTTCTACGTTATGGACTACAACCATGTTCTGTCGGAAAGCAATCTGTCGTTTGCCAAACGGCTGGCTGATTGGGGGAAACCGCTCTATCTCGTCGTAAATCAGATCGACAAGCACCGGGAAACCGAATTGTCGTTCGGGAAATACCGCAGCTCCGTAGAGGACGCCTTCGAGTTATGGGGAATCGTACCGGCAGGGGTGTTCTATATATCCCTGAAGGAGCTGTCCCATCCGTTAAATATGCTGAGCGAGCTGGAGAAGACGATTGCCTCCCTGTTTGAGATTCGGGAGAGTCTGCTCGAGTTCAGCATCGGCTGCTCGCTTTTCCATGGAGCGGAACAGTATTTGAAGCGGCTGAACGATGCAGACGAGGAAGAACAGGAGCGGCTGCTTGAGGAAGTCGGCGGCGAGGAAGCCCTGTTAAGCCTACAGGCGGAATTGTCGGTGCTGGAGCGGGAGTTTACCGAGCAGGATGGCCTCATCGATCGGCTGCGCAATGATTTAACGAAGGAATTGGACGGACTGCTGGCCAATGCGCATTTGATGACGCCTGATCTGCGGGAAGCTGCCGCACTGTATTTGGAGAGCCGGAAGTCTGGCTTTAAGATGGGTCTTTTGTTCCATGCCGGCAAGACGGAACGCGAGAAGGAACGGAGGAGGGACCTCTTTCTAGGCAAGCTGCGGGAGCAGGTGCAAGCGCAGGTAGATTGGCATGTGCGCGATTTGCTGCGCCGCCTCGGTCAGAATCACGGGCTGTGGAGCGCGGAGTGGGAGAGCAGGCTGGAGGCGGAGCTTCCGCAGGCAGAGGAAGAGTGGATCGCCGGTTCTGCACGCGAAGGCGCGCTGCTCTCCGGCGAGTACACGCTCCGCTACGCCGCCGATGTGGCGGCCGGGATCGCCGGCCGCTACCGCCGCGCAGCCCTCGCTATCGCGGACGGTCTGCTCGCGGAGCTGGCGCCGCGCCTTAACGAGGCGCGGCACAGCCTGGCCGCGCAGCGCGAGGCGCTGCTGGCGCGCTCCGGCGCCGCCGGGCGGCTGCAGGCGCTGCGCGCTGCCGCCAAGGAGCGAGCTGCGCGCATCCACGCGCTGCTCGGCGAGCGCCCGTCCCTCCCTCCCGGCATTCTGCCGGAGGTGAGGGACGCCGCGCCAGGGGCGCCGGCTGCGCCGCAGCGCCCACAGGCGCCCGCTGCGGCGGTCATGGCGCCGCCGGCGGCCGCGGTGCCCGCGAGCGCCAGCGACAGCGCTGGCGCAGCCGCCGCTGCCGCGATAAGCGGGCGGCAGCGGCTGGGCGAAGCGGCCGCGGTGCTGAGCGCCGCAGCTGAGGCGCTGGCCCCTTACCCCGCCTTCGGGTCGGGGGTAAGGGAGCTGCGCGCCCGCGCAGACGTTCTTCGCGGCGGCCGCTTTACGGTCGCGCTGTTCGGGGCGTTCAGCGCGGGCAAATCCTCCTTCGCGAACGCGCTGCTCGGCGCTCAGGTGCTGCCGGTATCGCCGCATCCGACGACGGCGGCGATTAACCGCATCCTCGCGCCCGAAGGGGACATGAAGCATGGCCAGGCGGCCATCACCTTCAAGTCTCTGGAAGCGATGCGCGAGGATCTGGCATACTCCTTCGAGGCGCTGCAGCTCGGAGCGTGGAAAGAAGGAAGCTGGAGAGCCGAAGTGAATAAACTAAAGGCTCCGGACGTGCCGCCTTCCGGGAGGGCTCACTTCAGCTTCCTGAAAGCGGCGGCAATCGGCTGGGAGCACAACGCTGCAAGACTTGGCAGCCGTGAGGTCACGGGACTGGAGCAATTCGCCGAGTATGTGGCGGAAGAGAGCCGCGCCTGCTTCGTAGCGGGCATTGACCTGTATTACTCCTGTCCGCTCACCGAGCAGGGGATTGTGATCGTGGATACTCCAGGGGCGGATTCCATTCATGCCCGGCACACCGGAGTCACCTTTGAATATATGAAAAATAGCGATGCATTGCTGTACGTTACCTACTACAACCATGCCTTCTCCCGTGCGGACCGCCAGTTTTTGGGCCATCTGGGCCGGGTGAAGGGCAGCTTTGCGCTCGATAAAATGTTCTTCATCGTTAACGCGGCGGATTTGGCGTCAACGCCGGGCGAGCTCGCTAGCGTAGTCGAACATGTAGAGGGCGGACTGCGGGCCGCAGGCATCGAGGCTCCGCAAATTTATCCCGTGTCCAGCATCGCTGCGCTCGATGCGAAGCGCAGCGCGGATGCGGCGAAGCTCGAAAGTTCGGGCTTCGCCCGGTTCGAGGCCCCGTTCCTCCGCTTTATTAGCGAGGACTTGGCGGGTCTCGCCGTAGATGCGGCCCGCCATGAACTGCAGCAGTTCATCGCGCGGGCGGAGCAGTGGAGCGAGACGCTGGCCAAAAGCGAAGAGGAACGCGAGCAGCTTAAGGTTCAGTTATCGCTGGACCGCAAGCGTTTCTTAGAAGAACTTCAGATGCTGGCAAACAGCGATAAAGAGGCCGAAATCGCACAGGAAACCGGAGAACTGCTGTTCCATGTGCGCAGAAGGCTGCAGTTTCTAGCCGGTGATTTATTCCATGAATATTTCCATCCTTCGCTTCTCCAGGATGACGGAGGGGATATGAAGCGGAAATTCGCGGCTTCAGTCAAGGGCTGGCTGGCTCAGCTCAGCATAGAGCTTGAACGCGAAGTTCAGGCAACCTCCCTGCGGCTGGAGAAGAAATGCGAGTCGCTGCTGGCGAAGGAAGCCGAGGCTTGGCTCGTAAGGCTGCAGCAAGAAATTCCGGCGCTGCCGGCGCTGTCAATTTATGCAACCTCTGCCTGGCTGACTCCAAGCGTTTCCGAGGGAAGTCTGGAGCAAGGCATTAAGGCAGCTTCATATTGGAGTTATTTCAAAAATCCAAAAAATTTCTTTGAAGGAGGGGGGAAGCAAAGATTGCGCGACGCTCTGGAGGAGCCGCTCAGCGATAGCATCAAAGAGGCGGTGCAGCGCTTTGGCCGCGATCTGATCGAATTTTACACGCAGGAGACTTCGGCGAGATTTGCGGCGATCGCAGCGTCGCTCGAAGCGCAGTGGGAAGAATGGGAGAGCAGCGTTTCCGGCATGCCTTCAGCCACGGATTCAGATGAATCGTGGAAGGCCGTACCGCAGCGTCTTCATGCACTTCATCAGGCATTGCTTTGA